Genomic window (Corticium candelabrum chromosome 3, ooCorCand1.1, whole genome shotgun sequence):
atataccctGGGTTAAATGCACTTGACCAATCATTGTAGATTACAAATTATGTACCTTGACTATCAAGGAACACTTGATGCGTGGTCACTAAAACATCACCCTTGATTTCACAGTAGCTGATGTATACTGTTTCTTTCTTGCAGTTTCCACAGCAAACTGAAGAGACACCCCTCTTGTTTGGCAAACAGCTCTAATAGACGAATAGATCATTTGGTCAATGTTCTTCTAAAAATGGAAGAAGACCAATACCTTGATGTACAGAAAAAACAGCGCTGGCATACACTCAATCCTAGGACAAAACAAGAAGAGACACAACATGACCGGGAAGTTCTGATCAGTGATGCAGATATGGAGGTACATAAATGCAAATAGCTAAGTTTACACACCCATTATAAACTGAatatcacacatacacacaggaaTGTGAAAGAAACATCTGGACTGTACAATCTCAATCAAAGGCTGAAATCATTTACCATGTTAAACAGCTTCACCCATGTTGTCCCAACTCCAGTTGTGCATCTTTCACATGTGTCATCTGTGGCTTCTGTTGGCACATGTTTCAGTGTAGCTGCTACGACTTTGCAACAGGGCACCTTTGCAAACATATCCACAAAGCGTGTGCAAAACATTGTCTAACTGCTTGTGTGGCAACATTACCAGATACAAGTGCCAATGAAACGGATGACAAACAGAGTTCTCGTCTCAAAGTTGTGATACCACAAGCAGAAGTCAGCACTAGAAGGGTTGAAGGTAGCACTACATTAtgacagacagcaaaaacAATGCCATGTCTAATAAACACACTGACTGATTAACTTCATGTCTACCGTCTACTAAACAATTAAACTCATACGGGTACCTACAGAACTAGTAAATGTAAGATGTCATTAGTCCACAAGAACTGTACAATGCAAATGTCTAACAAAGGTCTAGACTACAGACATCAAATGATCGACATTCTACATCACGATCAAggaggcacacagacagacagactgaatgactgactgactgactgacatacaaacatactgaTAACATGCAGTAGTAATTGATTGTCTCTGGCAGGAAAAGCAGCAGCCACAGCTGCAAAGCTATCTTTTGCAAAATCTTTGTGTCGCACCATATGCCAAAGACTAGATAGTGGAAGTTTCAATAGTGTGTACTTGCCAACTGTCCTATCACACCTAAAACAGGCTGAGCTGATAAGCAGGCTTGACCAacacacatcaacaacaaagtaTGAGAAGAAAAGGATAATAGCACCTGGCCAAAAACATGAAAAGCAGCCCAAACAGTTCTACCGGGTTTTGAGTAAACCAGGTCACAAAAGGAAGGCAGAAATATTGAGGTACCATTTGTATACATGAACCAATTGAAACATCTGCTTAATTTGTATTGCCTACATCAGAGCTCCAAACCCACATGAAGCGAAACGGTTATGTGAAACAACATTGGAAAGACTGTGGTATGTTTCTTTTATATAGATTGGGAGGAGTTTGTTCGAATGATGATATGTGGATGAAAAATTAAGTCACTGATACCCAGTTATTCCCAATTTTGAGTTTTGGGTGCCATTTATGGAATATAGAGAACTCATAGAGAACTCAACAAGCCTATAATGACTACAGTCAATATACTGCCTACAATATAGAAAAGAAATTATATAGGAAGGCTTTTGGAATGAAGTCCAGAGACTCCATCTCAGAAGGATTTGACGGCAAGTTTCAGGAGGTTTCTTCCAGGATCTATAATGCTTGCAGAATTTGTTTATATGGAGGGCTATTGTTTCCAGAAACTCTCTAACACGTGGATTAATGGCTGCATGTTTATCAGGGACTGTACGCGTATAGGCCTAACAGCTAGTATTTATGCAGAGTTTTTatagtttgcatgtttgcgTTATCTTACAAGGAACTACTGCAAGCACtatatgtacacatacactcTGCATGCTCCATAGTATTTTGTAATTCTTTCCTTTACCATATTGCCACCGTGCAGATTCATATCCCTAGGATGCCCAAATGTTTCATAATATCAGTGTAAGCAATTAAGCAATTAAGGTTTTCTCCACCCAGATGATCGAAACCTGGGATCAGCAATAAAGtaacttttgtttgtttttctaaaAATCGCAGCTATGCTCGCTCTTCTTTGCATTAAATACCAAATTATTTTTACTGCAAAAGAACCACAAATATCATAGTACCAATCCTTGCACTATCCAGAAACTGATAATTCCTTCAACCAGTAGATTGTCCacataaatattaaaaagAAATGACGAAAATACACTTCTCTGTCTGACTCCATTTCTTACACCACAACCATAAGAGATCGACCTTACATATACCGTTCCACCTTATCATTACTTGCATAGTTTTTGATGAACGTGCAGGACTGTAATTTGTAACGTTCTGTTACAATTGAATGTACAGTTAACAACATAGAGAGAAACATCTTTCTTCAATAGTTTGTTGAAGACAAGCGATAGCAAGAGACCCTATCAAATGTTTTGATAGATCTAAATCTCAACCATAAACATGCATGTAGACCTGTTGAAGTTGTATGTAACATTTTATAGTTTCTTTAACTACAATTAAATGAACAATCACCACAACTATTGCTTAAAAACTAAACTGTTGGTCTGACGACCATACGTCTTTGCTATATATACGGCGGCCAAGAAGGATAATCTCTATAATGCCTTTGAGACTCTAGACTGATGACAAAGTTAGCAATCCCTCGATCTGTAATTGTTCTTGTCTGTGACATCACCCAACTTCTCTTTCACACTATAGGACATATATGAGGTGAGAAACTGCATGACTGGGAACAAAGGAGTACGTGTCTCAGGGATGCAGTGCAATACTGAAGTATGGTTTTATCAGATATGTTTTATCCCTGATTTAATCCTTCTCCAGAAATCAGCCTGATCATTTTGAACCAAATTGTCAGAGACCTTCTCTAAAGAAGACCTCTCTTTGTTTTTTTCACCAACCTCAGCTTGCGTTGAATAGTCTCCGAAATCTACACATTGAGGTAAATATATAATCTAGGTTTTCCAGCAGATTGACCtccagtgcatgcatgcatatgtgcatAATCAGCCCTGGCATTGTCTTTCAGCTCCTTCAAATCACTGTTCCACCCAACAAACTATAGCTTTCCACACTTAAGCTTCCTCTTCCATTTAGGTACTTCATTCCCAGACTTAATCCTTTATCACtaaccatgcatgcacgcagAGCATCATAGAAGATCTGTAGGTCTCGCTTATGCACACAATTTATCAGGATCATTAGAAACGGTAGCGTCTACTGGTGCATGTATAAATGCAACTGATTTCCTTCTCTACACAGTCTCTGCATCTAGCAAGGTCCATGGGAGTAGCCTAGCTCATTCCATCGCAACTGTACAAGAGGTAGCTATAGGTCGTATGAGTGTTTGATTGTATACTTGCAACGTCCACACTATATAAGTTGGACAGACATGATCGATGATTAATTGGCCAATGATGATCTGATGTTACATATTATTCATAAGAGATGGTTAACTTTGCACAGACTAAATCAGTTCTCTTTTAAGAGCATAATAAAGCTCAATTGGGGATAATCCAAACTGATCAATTCTTCTTGTGCTTCAAGTACTTGGTCAACATATTTTTATGTGTCATTGAATGGACTGAATTGGTACGATTACTGATAAtcttattatatatatatatatatatatatatatatacatatataagtgttaaactttaaaaattattgatcTCCAGAGGCCAAGAAATGCACACTTGTTGATTGATGTTGCTATAAAAACCAAAACTGAGGACCTTTGCATGCAAATAAATTCGATAAGAAACTGCTTCATGTGAGCCAATAAAGTACCATCTAGATGTTAGAGTTGCAGAAGGAGACTACAAGTATATGATTATGATATAGAAATAACAGCGGACCCTTGGGATCACCTTGTTGGAGTAGATCCGTTATAGAAACCTGCATTGTTTTCATAAAGAGTTTGCTTGTTGAATAGTAGTTCTACTCAGTCCAAGCTTGTAGTTCTGGAAAATCTTTTGCCATGCAGacatatatgcatatatagtAAAGTTGTTATCACACTCATGCTGAACACATTATATCTATTTCTTCATGCATGTCCACAGGTAGACATATACAACACAATGCATGTTTTCTTTATCGTTATAGTCACAGATATTAATATCCTATAGCGGTGTGACTGTGAATGAATAGCATCTTCTAAGCTATCTATACTACACGCTCGATCCTATACTTGCCCATAAAGGAAATGTTTGTATACATGAAAGCTAGTCCACAGCACAATTAAGTTTCACAGAAAGCCACAACAATGACTGACCACTTCTCTGAATGCATGAGCTGGGTATATTAGACTTTCCAGATTCTTGTGTATAAGACGGTTAGTGGTCTACTCCATGTATCTATACCCAAGGTGAGATTTGCTtaattgtcaattaattaattaagtctttcATACACTGTACTATTATAGGCATACAATTAGTATAGTCTGCCTCAACTTTTTTACAAAAGGCAAACATACCTAAATGATAAAAAGGTCAGTGAATAATTCAAAgatctttaattaatcaagtcaTTGCTCTGTACGAAGTCTAAGTGGTGCTATAGTGTATTGAGATTTTGGCAAAACCCTAACCTGCCATAGTCAAATGCATGCAGTTTCTATaggtttgtgtgtaagtttaTTACTTTACTAATCGAATAATTAccattttgaaaaatagttCAAAGTGTATCTTTGGTCTTATAGACTTTGATGAGTCTTAGTTTTCTGTGTGCCATTTTGactgctctctctctctctctctctctctctctctctctctacatacacacacagtagaacaccacttatccgacgAGCATGGGACCAAAAGGACGTCAGATAACTGAAAACGTCAGATAATTGAAAACGTCCCGATAACTGACGCATTTTGAAAAGCAACTGCAGAATAACTTCTTTGACTAgggagaacactaatgggaactgtcaagacttaaagtaaccactaatcttagtctggatcaatgctttcgctcttcttgctgtagttttcatcagcagcccattcagtaagaccattgtgcttactaaaacttcaggttgttcttccaggtactgaagaaccgtttctagagcttcacatCTAATTTGATAACACGTGGATCACGGattcagtactgtacacacaggaATCGTATATCCTAGCGTGTGCACAGCCTAgcagttcagacaagccatgTACCGTCGGATAATCCGTGCTGTTGTATAACTAAAAGTGTCCGATAAGTGGTTTCCTACTATATATTACATACATGAACGTTCCCCATCCAAACATCAACAACTCAAGTATGCATGTCCCAACTAGTACGTCCTCTATCTCtaaattgaaatgttgtaAAACCAATCTAGTATTATATGACCATAATTTCACACATTTGTTTTAAtaagttgtttaattaaaaactttGAAAATGTCATGTGACTTATTGCAGAAattcttatatatatatatatatatatatatat
Coding sequences:
- the LOC134176695 gene encoding uncharacterized protein LOC134176695; translated protein: MAYRDYDHVDTDTNMVVENFHSKLKRHPSCLANSSNRRIDHLVNVLLKMEEDQYLDVQKKQRWHTLNPRTKQEETQHDREVLISDADMEECERNIWTVQSQSKAEIIYHVKQLHPCCPNSSCASFTCVICGFCWHMFQCSCYDFATGHLCKHIHKACAKHCLTACVATLPDTSANETDDKQSSRLKVVIPQAEVSTRRVEGKAAATAAKLSFAKSLCRTICQRLDSGSFNSVYLPTVLSHLKQAELISRLDQHTSTTKYEKKRIIAPGQKHEKQPKQFYRVLSKPGHKRKAEILRAPNPHEAKRLCETTLERLWYVSFI